A region of the Amycolatopsis sp. cg13 genome:
CGCCGCAGGCGTTCGATCCGCCGCGACATTTCGGCCTGCGCGATGCCCAGCCCGACGAGCACCCCGAACGAACTGAACTGCACCGGGCCGCCGAAGCCGGTCGCGAGACCCGTCACCGTGAGCGCCACAGCGACGGCCTCGCACGCCATCGCGTAGCCGATCCAGCGCCGCCGCGCGACCGCCCACATCGTCCAGCGCGGCGGCCAGCCGCGCCAGGCCGTCACCGCGCCGCGCACCCCGATGGGGACAGGTGCCTGCGTCACGGGCGCCCCCACGCGAAATTCGGCCTACGGAAGTTGCCCAGGGTAGCGGGTCCACTCCGGATCTAGCCGAACCGAGGGAAAAACCACCCCGTTCGCTGCCCGCTGGGCACGCTCTGAGTAGCGCGACCGGGCAACCTCCTGGCCGGTTACCGGCGGCGCAGCTTCCGCACGATCGCCAGCACGATCAGCAGCACGACCGCGCCCGCGGCTACCGGGGCGAGCCGCTTCGCGACGGACTGGCCCGCGTAGTCGAGCAGGTCGATCGCCTCGGTCTCGCCGGTCGAACCGCCTGCCGGAACGCTCCGCAAGTGCGGCTTCTCCTCGGGCGCCGGTGCTTCAGCGGGCTTTTCCGCGGTCTTCTCCTCGGAAGCCGGAGCCGGAGCCGGAGCCGCTGCCGGGGCGTCCTCGGCCGGAGTCTCCAGCGAGGCCGCGAGATTCCCCGCGAAGGTGTCCAGGATCTTGCCGCCCACCTCGGAGATCAGCCCGCGCCCGAACTGCGCCGGACGTCCGGTGATCGCCAGGTCGGTGGCGACCGCGCCGTGGGTGCCGCCGTCGCGTTCGGTGAGCGTGAGGGTGACCGTCGCGGCCGCGGTGCCGCCGCCGCGCGAGTCCTTGCCGGACGCCTTGATGACGACCTTGCGGGCCGCCTCGTCCTTCTCCAGGAACTCGCCGGTTCCCTTGTACAGCAGCGAAATCGGCCCCAGCTTGACCTTGACCGTGCCCGCGAAGGTGTCGCCTTCCACCTTGGTGAGCGAGGCGCCCGGCATGCACGGGGCGACCCGCTCCGGGTCGATGACGGCCTGCCAGACCTCCCCGATCGGGGCGGGGACGGTGAATTCGTGGTCGAGCCGCACGGGCCGACCTCCTCTCCTGCGCACTGCGTCGAGCCGTTGCCGTCCACCTTACGGCCGTCTCCCGGTCGCCGTTGTCGTGAAGGACTCCTTGGGGGAATCAGATTCCCCCAAGGAGTCCTTCACGACCGGTCCGCTAGGCGCCCACCGCCGCCGCGACAGCACGCCCAGTCAGCACCCGCGCGAGGTGCTGCCGGTATTCGACGTCGGAATTGCCGTCCGCGACCGGGTTGGTGCCCTCGGCCGCATGCGCGGCGGCCGCCCGGATCGTCTCCGCGTTGGCCTGCGCGCCGAGCAACGCCTGCTCCACGCCAGTCGCGCGGACCGGCGTCGCGCCCATGTTCGTCAACGCCACCCTGGCTTCCTCGATCACGCCGCCCTCGGTGCGCACGGTGGCCGCCACCGCGCACATCGACCAGGCCTGAGCGACCCGGTTGAACTTCTCGTAGTGCGCCCGCCAGCCGGTGTGCTTGGGCAGCCGCACCTCGACGAGCAGCTCGTCCGGGGCCAGCGCGGTGGTGAAGTAGTCCTGGAAGAACTCCGCCGCGGACACCGTGCGCCGACCGTTCGGACCGGCCAGCACCAGCTCGCCGTCCAGCGCGAGCACCGGAGCCAGCAGGTCGCCTGCCGGATCCGCGTGCGCGATCGCGCCGCCGAACGTGCCGCGGTGCCGCACCTGCGGATCCGCGACAGTGTCAGTCGCTTCCTTCACCAACGCCGCGTGCTCGGCGATCAGCGGGTCGCGCTGGACCTCGTAATGCGTCGTCATCGCGCCGACCACGAGCGCGTCGCCGTCCTCGCGCACTCCGCGCATTTCGGCGACCTTCCCGAGGTCGACCAGCGTGGTCGGTGCGGCCAAGCGCATCCGCAGCACCGGCAGCAGGCTTTGCCCGCCTGCCAGCACCTTGGCGTCCTCGCCCGCCGCGGCGAGCGCCTGCACGGCTTCGTCCACCGTGGACGGAGCGACGTAGTCGAACGGAGCCGGGATCACTGGGCACCTCCGGAGGCGTCGATCGAACCGAGACCGCCACCGGCCTCGCCGCCGGGTCCGCCGGCATTGGCTGAACCGGTGCGCACCGCGTTCCACACGCGCATCGGCGTGAGCGGCATTTCGATGTCGTTCACCCCGAACTGGCGCACCGCGTCGACCACCGCGTTGACCACGGCAGGCGTCGAAGCGATCGTGCCCGCCTCGCCGACCCCCTTGGCTCCCAACGGGTTCGTGGTCGACGGCGTCTCCGTGCGGTCCGTGGTGAACGACGGCAGGTCGGCCGCCGACGGCAGCAGATAGTCGGCGAACGTGCCAGTGGTGAGCGTGCCGCTTTCGTCGTGCACGGCTTCCTCGAACAACGCCTGTGCGATGCCCTGGGCGAGCCCGCCGTGCACCTGGCCTTCCACGATCAGCGGGTTGACCACCTTGCCGACGTCGTCCACGCAGACGTACGAACGCAGTTTCACCTGGCCCGTTTCAGTGTCCACTTCGGCCGCGCACAGATGAGTGCCGTGCGGGAAGGAGAAGTTCTCCGGGTCGAAGGTGGCGTCGGAATCGAGGGACGGTTCCACGCCGTCCGGCAGGTTGTGCGCGGCGAACACCGCGAGCGCGATGTCCTGGATCGTCGTCGACGAATCCGTGCCCTTCACAGTGAACTTGCCGCCGGAGTACTCGAGGTCGTCCTCCGAACACTCCAGCAGATGCGCGGCGATCGGCTTCGCCTTCGCGACCACCTTCTCGGCCGCCTTGACGATCGCGATACCGCCGACGACCAGCGAACGCGAACCGTACGTGTCGAGGCCCTTGTGCGAGGACTGCGTGTCGCCGTGCAGCACTTCAACGTCCTCAAACGACACCCCCAGCTGGTCGGCGACGATCTGGCTCCACGCCGTCTCGTGCCCCTGACCGTGCGCCGACGCACCCGTCGTCACCTCGACCTTGCCGGTCGGCAACATCCGCAGCGACGCGTATTCCCAGCCGCCGGCGCCGTAATCGAGCGAACCCAGCACCCGCGACGGCGCGAGCCCGCACATCTCGGTGAACGTCGAAATCCCGATGCCGAGCTGCACCGGATCGTTCGCCTCGCGGCGTTCCTTCTGCTCGCGGCGCAGCGCGTCGTAGCCGAAGAGCTCCTTCGCCTTCTCGGTCGCGGCCTCGTAGTTGCCGGAGTCGTAGGTGAGCCCGCAGACCGTGGTGAACGGGAATTCCTCGTGCTTGATCCAGTTCTTTTCGCGCAGCTCCACCGGGTCCATGCCCAGCTCGTCGGCCAGCTCGTCCATGATCCGCTCGATCGCGAACGTCGCTTCCGGACGGCCCGCGCCGCGGTAGGCGTCGGTGAGCGTGGTCGTGGTGAACACGTTGGTGCAGGCGAAGTGGTAGGCCGGGATCTTGTAGATCGCGTTGAACATGAACGCGCCGAGGATCGGCACGCCCGGCCCGACCAGGCCGTTGTACGCGCCGAGGTTGGCGAGCAGTTCGACCTTGAGCCCGGTGACCGTGCCGTCGGCCTTCGCCGAGATCGTGATGTCCTGGATCTGGTCGCGGCCGTGGTGCGCGGCGAGCATCGTCTCGGACCGGGATTCGTTCCACTTCACCGGTTTGCCGAGCTTGTTCGCGACCAGCACGGACATCATTTCCTCGGGCAGCACGCCGATCTTGCCGCCGAACCCGCCCCCGACGTCCGGGGCGATCACGCGCAGCTTGTGCTCCGGGATGCCCAGCGTCAGCGCGGACATCACGCGCAGAATGTGCGGCACCTGGGTGGCCGACCACATGGTCAGCTGCGCGCCGGTCGGGTCGACCACGCACGCGCGCGGCTCCATGAACGCGGGCACCAGCCGCTGCTGGCGGAACCGCCGCTTGAGCACGACCTCCGAAGAGGACAGTGCTTCCTCGACATTGCCGCCCGTGCCAGCCTCGGCGGAATCGAAGACCCAGAACGCGTTCTTGTTGCTGCCCAATTCCTCGTGGACGAGCGGCGCGTCTTCGGCGAGCGCGGCTTCCAGGTCGAGAACCGGCGGCAGGTCTTCGTACTCGACCTCGATCGCCTCGAGCGCGTCATGCGCCTCCGCGGACGACCGCGCGACCACGACGGCCACGCCCTCGCCAGCGAAATTCACCCGATCCGACGCCAGCACCGGACGCCGCGGCGCCGCCATGTCCGGCGTGATCGGCCACGCGCACGGCATGCCGATCGCGCCCTCGGGATCAAGGTCAGCAGCGGTGTAAACGGCAACGACACCAGCAGCTTCCTTGGCCGCCGACGTGTCGATCGAAACGATCTTCGCGTGCGCCAGCGGACTCCGCAGCACCGCGAGATGCAGCATTCCCGGCAACGCGATGTTGTCCGTCCACCGGGTGCGCCCGGTGATGAGCCGCTCGTCTTCCTTGCGGCGCCGGGACTTTCCTACCTCAGGCTCGATCGTGGCAGTCATCATTCACCACCCACGCCGACGTGGTTGGGCTGATCGATCTTCTCGGCGTCCGGCCCCGCACCAGGACTCATGTGCTTCGCGGCGTCGCGAACCGCCTTCACGATGTTCTGGTAACCAGTACAGCGGCAAAGATTGCCCTCGAGCCCCTCGCGAACAGCCTGCTCGTCCGGGTCCGGGTTGTCGGCCAGCAGGTCGATCGACTGCATGATCATGCCCGGGGTGCAGAACCCGCACTGCAGCGCGTGATTGTCGTGGAAAGCTTGCTGGACCGGGTGCAGCTGACCGTCGCGGGCCAGCCCCTCGATGGTGGTGACCTCGCATCCGTCGGCCTGCACGGCGAGGACGGAACAGGATTTCACGCTGTGCCCGTCGAGATGGACGGTGCACGCGCCGCAGTTGCTGGTGTCGCACCCGACGACGGTGCCCACCTTCCCGACGCGTTCCCGTAAGTAGTG
Encoded here:
- a CDS encoding SRPBCC family protein — translated: MRLDHEFTVPAPIGEVWQAVIDPERVAPCMPGASLTKVEGDTFAGTVKVKLGPISLLYKGTGEFLEKDEAARKVVIKASGKDSRGGGTAAATVTLTLTERDGGTHGAVATDLAITGRPAQFGRGLISEVGGKILDTFAGNLAASLETPAEDAPAAAPAPAPASEEKTAEKPAEAPAPEEKPHLRSVPAGGSTGETEAIDLLDYAGQSVAKRLAPVAAGAVVLLIVLAIVRKLRRR
- a CDS encoding xanthine dehydrogenase family protein subunit M → MIPAPFDYVAPSTVDEAVQALAAAGEDAKVLAGGQSLLPVLRMRLAAPTTLVDLGKVAEMRGVREDGDALVVGAMTTHYEVQRDPLIAEHAALVKEATDTVADPQVRHRGTFGGAIAHADPAGDLLAPVLALDGELVLAGPNGRRTVSAAEFFQDYFTTALAPDELLVEVRLPKHTGWRAHYEKFNRVAQAWSMCAVAATVRTEGGVIEEARVALTNMGATPVRATGVEQALLGAQANAETIRAAAAHAAEGTNPVADGNSDVEYRQHLARVLTGRAVAAAVGA
- a CDS encoding xanthine dehydrogenase family protein molybdopterin-binding subunit, which codes for MTATIEPEVGKSRRRKEDERLITGRTRWTDNIALPGMLHLAVLRSPLAHAKIVSIDTSAAKEAAGVVAVYTAADLDPEGAIGMPCAWPITPDMAAPRRPVLASDRVNFAGEGVAVVVARSSAEAHDALEAIEVEYEDLPPVLDLEAALAEDAPLVHEELGSNKNAFWVFDSAEAGTGGNVEEALSSSEVVLKRRFRQQRLVPAFMEPRACVVDPTGAQLTMWSATQVPHILRVMSALTLGIPEHKLRVIAPDVGGGFGGKIGVLPEEMMSVLVANKLGKPVKWNESRSETMLAAHHGRDQIQDITISAKADGTVTGLKVELLANLGAYNGLVGPGVPILGAFMFNAIYKIPAYHFACTNVFTTTTLTDAYRGAGRPEATFAIERIMDELADELGMDPVELREKNWIKHEEFPFTTVCGLTYDSGNYEAATEKAKELFGYDALRREQKERREANDPVQLGIGISTFTEMCGLAPSRVLGSLDYGAGGWEYASLRMLPTGKVEVTTGASAHGQGHETAWSQIVADQLGVSFEDVEVLHGDTQSSHKGLDTYGSRSLVVGGIAIVKAAEKVVAKAKPIAAHLLECSEDDLEYSGGKFTVKGTDSSTTIQDIALAVFAAHNLPDGVEPSLDSDATFDPENFSFPHGTHLCAAEVDTETGQVKLRSYVCVDDVGKVVNPLIVEGQVHGGLAQGIAQALFEEAVHDESGTLTTGTFADYLLPSAADLPSFTTDRTETPSTTNPLGAKGVGEAGTIASTPAVVNAVVDAVRQFGVNDIEMPLTPMRVWNAVRTGSANAGGPGGEAGGGLGSIDASGGAQ
- a CDS encoding (2Fe-2S)-binding protein, whose product is MRITVTVDGTKYTDDVEPRTLLVHYLRERVGKVGTVVGCDTSNCGACTVHLDGHSVKSCSVLAVQADGCEVTTIEGLARDGQLHPVQQAFHDNHALQCGFCTPGMIMQSIDLLADNPDPDEQAVREGLEGNLCRCTGYQNIVKAVRDAAKHMSPGAGPDAEKIDQPNHVGVGGE